The following nucleotide sequence is from Synchiropus splendidus isolate RoL2022-P1 chromosome 1, RoL_Sspl_1.0, whole genome shotgun sequence.
ACTTGTTCCCATTTCTTTTTGGATTAGACTACATTCATTTTAGCAAGAGGGTCTCAATACTGGGTCCACATGTGGCTCATACATAACAACATGCTAGACACAAACATACAGGTAAATAAATAGGTAAAGAGAATTGTTGTCCCTGTTGATGCAACTGCAGATATAAGTATATACACTCGTACTCTACAGTCAAATGGAGTTGAATATAGAAAGTAATTCCATTTCCTCAGGGAAAATGGCTTGGGGTGGCAACATCCAAGAATTAGATAATAGATATACAGGAACTGATCAAATATTCTATGTTTTACTGACAATGAAAGACAAGGAAGAATAACTCACCGGTGTGTGTTAGACGAGGTGTTTCAACAAGAGATTGGATCTCATCATGAATCTGAGAGCCCTGGctaaaaactgtttttcttccGTCGTCATTTAGAAAGATAAAAGCTTTGGCACTGTCTCTCGCCGCTGAAGACTGGAAAcaagaataaaatataaaagaatCTAATCACAGGATAAACAACCTTCTTCCACCCAAAACTGTTGTTAGCCAAGGTGTGCAGAAGAAAGTTATTTGTTTTGTCCCAACAAATGTGATCTGACGGGGGATGTACAATTGTATTACCATTAATACGAAGACAGCATCATAGTTTCATCAAACTTAACACAAGCAACCACACTTTAAGTGACATAAATCTCTCATCTTACTGTTTGAAGTAACCAACACGAGAGAAAAAGCAGATATcaagtggattaaaaaaaaaaaaaaaaaaaatgagtgctCACTTGTCTGGTTGTTGTGGATGAAAGGGAAGTGAAGTCTTGGGGGTAATTTGCACAGCTGGTCTGGATAGAGGTTAGAGGTGAGTCCGGCTCCGTCTCTAGTCCTGCTGAGGGGCCAcgtcctgctgctggaggttCTGTGTGTATGCTGGACTCTGGTGTTGCAGAGGAAATGTCAGCCTCACTCGCATActctgaaaaaaaagcattcagTATATAAACTACCCAGATTCATTCACACTTTGACCACTCGTTTGTAACCTTCCTGAAATACTTTGGATTACTTTATTTACCTTTTTCGCTGTCCGTTTTAGGTTCCAAGTTTGGAAGGTGAGTGGGACTGAGAGCAGAAATTTTGAGTTTCTGACTCCCAGGTTTGACACCATCCCCGTCCCATCCAGCAAGTGCCTCCTTTTCTATCCTTTGAACTTCTGCTTCCTCCTGGTCCAGACGTTGTTTCCACTGCAGCAACTCCTCAGCATGATGGCGTCTCTGCATCAGCTGCTGTTCCCGCTTAGTCAGAAACCTTTGGGGTAAGTGGTTAGAACAAATAAGATGAAGAAATGGAAATAGGAAATTTAGGCACAACAATCTAAAACATCCATCATTCGATCTGATCCCATCATCCTTAAATGAATACGTAAATCTTCTCTCACATTGATATCAAATTGATTCCATCACACATTATACAGGTAGCGCATCCAAATCATGCTTCAGTCATTTTAAACACTGCATGGACCGAAAGTTAACCCCATTAGCATTAAAAACTAAACTCTCACTCCAAAGAGAGCAAGCGAAGCAGACCAGAGAGACATTACACTGAAGCAGCAAACCAAAACAAGAAACTCCAAAGCTCGAAGACAATTAATACACTTTTGCATGTTTACCTTTGaattttttaaatcagacaTCAGTTCAATTCCGTTTGTAAAGGTCCAACTGCTGTGTAACTCCCACAGCTGTGGGTGCCCTTACAGTGTCTATCAGTCTTTACCGTAATAGAATTCAGAGCCTTTTAACGTGTCTTAATGTAAACTGATGACACAATAGACATGGCCTGATGGGGTTCTTTTACTCCCCAAACTCTATTAGACCAACAGTAATCTATACGTATTAAGCCATCCAATGGAAGAGTTAACTAATAAAACAGACCAGCAAAGATAAACTGCACTCAGTGAAGAGATGGATGAGTTCCACTCTATTCAATGCTGTTAAAAAGCACATCACCTATGCATCAACATCATCAAAGAGCTAGCCACCAAATCTCAAGCGTGTGAATATTTCaaggaaaatgcagatgaattaTTTATTCCAGAATGGCAAGTCAGAAAGAGGTCAAACAATTAACACACAGAAAGATTTCCACCCAGCCAGGCACTTTTTAGAGTCCACACAACCCTTGACATTCCACCTGTAAAACTGTCTCAACAGGTTCTGATTAGATGACCTACTTAACAGAAGTcttaaaatatgttttcctCATTCTCAGCCTTATAATCTCTTCCTTCCGATAATTACGCCTTTGTACTGCAAAAGCTTGATAACCTGAGGCTCATTACATAGTAATTAGACATTATGTGCAGCGGGAGAAAAAATAATTGCACGGGTTTCGAGGACAAAACCAAAGCAGAGGTACCGGTAATTTTCACGCCAAATGTATCAGAAAGGACCATTGAGTATTACAACtcgctgatgcttttgtgggTTTGTTGCCATAATCTGACCTGAAAGTATGCATATCTTTTACAGCGATCGATTTAATAGGGAATTCACTTTAATGCCTCcagtcattttctttcttttggaaTGTTGTTTAAGGTAGTCCCTTCACAATGCTGCCTAAAATACTGTCAAAGGTTGGTTTTATTGCAGCATGCGTCATCCCTCCTTCTCATGTCCAACCTGCAAAGAAGCACTTAAACCACACAAAGTAAGGACCCATGCCACTACACCACTCCTCAACACCACCCTGTTTTAAGAACCCAGTGCCAGTGGAGGAAGACAAGCATGTTAAAGGGAGTGAGCAGGTGTGATTTTATGGGTCAGGGTGTCTAGGTGCcaaaaagaggaagaagcaCTGTACAGTACCTGACCAACTGGTTGAAGATAAATAGCTGGAATTTAGGGTGAAGTTTGGGGAGGCAAACACTGAGGGAGGCCCAATGTTGGGCCGTGAACACAGAGAAGAAATAATGGACAGGGGAACAGAGTCTTGAGACAAATAAGATGAATGAATCACAAACACAAGAATGAAAAGGTACAAAGTAGACACAGCGAAAGAAGGGGTGTTTGAAACATGATACACAGGGGaaacagagagaaggagagaaaagagTGATGAGCCAGTGCATGTACACAGCAGTAATGGAACGAGGGGTTGAAAGCACTGCTTTTTGAAGTGGGCACAAAGTAATGGAACTTATCAAGCATGTTAAGAGCAAAAGACTGACTATGTAAAAGTACTACGGCGAGGAAGGGACATTTTAAGGGAAGACAAGCTACAAATAAGTGTGGAGCcagtaaatgacaaatgaatataaatatgcCAAATACAAGAATAGGGTTTACTCAATAATGCAAAAAATTATCCGCAAGCCTACTTCAATAAGTTGCATCAAAAGAAACATAGAGGAATGAAATGGCACTAAAGAAATGTAGTTATTACAAGTAAATATAGTCTATGTACTTGATTAAGCCTCAAAAACAATTTGATAGTAATATTTACAGTTACAGTTACAGAAAGTTACAGAATAGAaaatgtgaagaagaaaaataatcataacaaaattcttttttacttttcatcCATGTGAGAGCGCATCTTCTTCAGCTTTTGCATGATGCTGCTGGTTTCACTTCCAGATACAGAAAGGGCGGGAGAGGGAGAGCGGCCATCATCTGTGTGTCTTGTGGTAATGGACGCTGCCTCAGAGACTGGGGTATCTGACAATGCAGGCTCCTTTAGAacagaaaaatgtatatttacatGCAGGCGCCACAGGATGACGCAAGACTTATCCTGTGCAATTGTAAAATGACATAACTTACAGATGGTGCATTATAGCCTGCGCTTTTCAAACGCTCCTTTAGTTTTGACGTTGAGTTTCTCATCCGCTCAATCTCTTCCTGCTGTTTTAACAAGAGCTGTCCTTCTTTTCTTGCTGCCTTGTTAGCCTCTTGAAGACGCcggatctcagcctgaaaaaaaacataacaaagcCAAATGAAGAACAGAGCGATGCCACAGCAGTTTTCAGACAAAAGTGTGgtggcataaaaaaaaaaaaaaaacaaagcatgcAGTTATGATAATCTGTACCTGCTCCTGCTGAAGTCGGATCAGGAGacccctctgtttcttcctgaTAGGTGGCATCTTATCATCCTCTCCCTTATCcctcagcttttttttctggtgctcTAACCACGCCAACTCAGTTCGGATATTTTCCTTGAGAGCTTTCTGGCGTAGTGCCAGCAGAGAGCTTTGATGTTGCAGTCTAACGTCCTCGTCCTTCATGTATTGTCGCACCATGTCCATTGTAAACTGAGAAAAGCTGTCTTGTGCACCAAAGAAAGTCTTGGTTGACTCCTGTGATTATAGAAGAGAGAAACCAATCATCAGCAGAGAACAACATCTGCACAGAAATAACAGACTTCAGATTATAGTAAATGTCTAATGGTTCAAGATATTATCTGTTGCTATAGTGTTCTCAGATCACATTTGTGCCTTGTGCAGACAATTCATTCCTTTTTCCACCCTCAGCAACCAATGCTGAGGTCACACATGATGGCTTTACCgtaacaaaaaagacaaaatacataattcatcccttgggattaataagttttaaataaattttctgattctgaaaataagGCAGCTGTAAAGTAAAATAATCAACGACACAGCAGTAAAAAACGATGGAGgaatatacataaaaaaaaaaaaaaacttaatttCGTGCACAGCGCTACACCACCAGCGCGCTTAAACGGagctccccctggtggtgagCAACCAAACTGCacttttttctaaataaattctacatctcatcaaacaaaacaaaacctctcaTTCACTAGATAAGTTGGCAAAGAAAAAATCCCACCTTCAAAATAAGAAGTGAGCCTGATGGTAACATCGCACTACGTCCAGGACCAGAAACCTCAGAGTCTTCCAGATGAGACTTCTTCTCCAAAGTCTCTCGACGGTGTCCCTCAGAGGGCAAAAGTGAGCGGAAGGATTGCTCTTCTAACTCATCCTCTGTCATCGAATTATCAAACCTCATGGAGTACTCTGTGGCCACTGAGGTTGTGTCACCTAAATGGCAAGAACATAAGTTTATTATCAGTTTTTAGTGCATTTGCAGACATACGGTAGAGAAAGGTAATCAGTCAGGTACCTTTTTCTTCGACAATTGATGGAATGCTGTCACTGCAGAGGGAATCGTTGGCAGCTGTGGGTATTTCCTCCTCAATCGAGCTGCTGCCAGTTTCCCTTCGTTTCTTCATGTCATTCCCCCTTTTCCAGAAATTGGACTCCTCTTTTTTCGCTGGCTCAGCATGGTCAGCTGATGCATTGGAAGGGCTTTGGTGGCTGCTAACATGAACATCACAAGAGAAACGGAAAGAGGACAAAACTTCAGTACTAGTATCGAAATAAGTCAAACTAAATGGAGGGTTGATTACTACCTTTGGTTGGATCTTGAGAGGGGTGGAGAGTCAGGGTGACTGAGACTTGATGACACTGGCTTTTCTGGCCTGGTTCTGCTGGTTGAGCTATAATAACATTACAAGAAAAAAATTACATAAGTtgttacatttgacatttgagGGACAGTACATTGCCAGATTACCTGACAGAATCAGAAGTATCGTTTCGCTTTGGAGATCTGGAATTTTCTTCCCATGTATGTCGGCTCCATATGGAAGAATTAGCAGCCAAAGGAGGGCCAGTCAAGGCTCCAGAGACTTGAGAGCGGGCCATTTCTGCCATCTTCCAGTAACAAAATACGTTCTTTTAGAGAATATTAAGTATCCATGTGTTGAAATTTAAACTTCCAAGATGAAATTCCTTAGGTACACAAGCCATTAATGTGATGCGAGTGAGTCACTAACCTCCTTAATGTGCCGGGCAGCATCAGCATTGTGTCGAGCTGCCTCAGCTTGTTGATTCAACATCTTTGTGGTGGCATCTTGGAGATCTTCCAACGTCTCTTTTTGAGTCACAGCTTCTTGCAGTTGCATGTGAGCCTGGGTAACAAAACATCACAAGAGTTAGTTAAGAGCACTTTGATATAAGCAGCAACACAGTCCAGATTGCTGAGTGATAACAATGTTACCATTGCAACTCGTTTCTTGTtttcctccagctgcagctgcgcCTCAAgagcttctctttcagctttgATCTTCAGCTCGTAAATGTCACGCTCATGGCGCTGTTGATTGGCCTGTAAGTAGATCAATATCAGGTTGTAGTCTTGTGGTTTGAGTCAAAAAccgagcaggaaaaaaaaaggctataGATTACTGAAAGAAGTGACTACAATCATAGGAAAGGATTAACATTTGTTGGAATCTTAAATGTCTTCCCTAAGAAATTGGAAGTCTCAATGCTACTAGCAAAATCTTAATGAAAGGAATCAAATGCTGACCAGGAGCATTTGGGCCATCGACGCTGTCTCCTGCTTTGCCATAGAAACACCCATCAGCCTTTCAACTTCCTCCAGTTGCCGAGCACACTCCTCAATGGATTCAAGGTTTTGAAGTTCGGCTGTCATCTGCTGGTGCAGGACCGCTGGGGAATACTGAAGTCCACCTGTTGCTAGTGGAGTCAGATGTGAACAAAATCTATATAATAAAAAGCGCTGTGATGACTGCGACTGCATCTGATGTACATGAATAGTAAGTACCTGTAGCTTCTACATCCTCTGAGGAgatggttttcattttatttgtcccCATCCAAGAGTTAGTTCTTAGAGGCTCACTTGCAGGTTGTGCTCTTTGGAGTGAATCATGGTGCAGGATGCCAGAGGGAGATATTAAGGGCCTTGATGCAGAGGACTTTGTATTATCTTGTCCCAAACTGGAAGAATGATTGAAGTGATTGACACAGATgtacacaaaaaagaaaaatttggGAATCGTGTATGAAAGTTATATGGAAGAAAGAATAagagaaatgtaaaaatgatcCAAGTTTATAGTGCTTTAAAAGCTTCCTTTTACTCCCAAAGAAATGGGTTTGTGTTGATACAAAATACGAATACAAAAGTATTGTGTGCAGCACTGTGATCCCATTTACATCAGGAACTCCCGTGGAAATGCATGAGACATATTCATGAGAAACATACACCAATTGTAAATACATCTTgtgaacagaaacactgttaCAAAGTAACAATGACATGACTCCAAAAAAGCAACAATACCTTCCAAAATGAATTTGCATTCGATTCATTTTGGTAGCATTtctaaatgataaaaaataccAATGCTTTATAAATATTCACCTTCAATGCATTGTTTACACATTCAAGAATATGCTTTTTAAACCATTAAATAGCACCTTTGCATAAAAAGCAAATGTCGTAAGACACAGCTGGCAGAGTCATAACAGAAAACTACTTCATAAGAAGGAAATTACTGCTGTGAGGACGTTGGCTGACCTACCTTCCTCATACATGCCTTTTAAACAAGGTCCCATTGTTTTGAGGAAGTCTACAATTACTGTGTGCTGTACAATTGCTGAAAGCAGTCCCTCTTCTTGTAGAGGTTTTAAAACTGTCTCAAAGCAACTAGTAACACaactaaatatatattaatgtaatatttcacattaaaagTACCAACCTTTGGTGAGGCAAAGGATCACTGCAGTGAAAACTGTTGTTCTGGCTGTCTGGCCTGCTCTCAGGGGATACGACTTTTGATCGAGATGAGCTTAGGCTCCTGTCCTCTCCGACAAGAGTCCCACCACTCTGGTCTGATGCAGGACCTGCAGTGAAATTAAGGGGTCATAAcacacagcaggaaaacagggcTGTAAAGAGGCCATATTTACAGTATATTACAAAGCTATATTTTATTTCCACAGAGCAGAGTTCATCAGGACATTTACCGAagagtgaaataaaacacaccTAATTTTCCATTGCTGAACTTCAAGACGGGGGAGGAGTCAGAGCCAGCAGAAAGATGTGGTGATTGAGCTGATGAGTGGTGGGAATTGAAGGAACTTGAATATCTCTCAAAGGAGGAACCTCTCTGCAGTTCGAAGCGGCTGTTCAACcgagaaaagaggaagaaagaaaaagcatTGTAATAATCTAATGAACCATTGTCAAGGCGCAACAGCAATACAATTGGACGCCTTTTATCCAAAACATGGATTTatgctgccatctggtggcgaCTTTACAAAAGGACGTGCCCCAGTTTATTACCTGTGCGACTTCGAGTCCGGGTGTGAATGATCATTGGTTGCACTACTGTGGAAGTCATTTTCGACAATTCCTGCATTTTCAGGGCTACTGCAGTGACTTGAACGGGCTGATCGAGAGTTCCTCTCACTAACTGTAGGACAAagcaaaaacagattaaaatatACAATTTTCATAGTAAGAGAACAAGGGACCAACCTTCTGCTTGATTTTGAAAGTTCTTTGTGAAGATGTTGATTACACTTAGAGGACTTCCATTGTTCAGTTCCTCCCAGGCAGCTTTACCCTGGTCCTGCTGTGTAAATGATGAAGTGAGGCCTGAGTACTTTGCAGCTTCTTTCTGAAACTCCAGCAGGTGGTGGAAGTCCAATTTGTGACCTCTATCTACACCATACTGTGGTCCATGTAAACTGTTAGAGAGATGAGCAGGGCTTCCGCGATCAGAGAgggcaccttcaccttcactaaGGAGGGTGCCCTCACTGATGGAGCTGCCACTTGATTCTGGAAGATTGGTATGATTTTTGTACATATCAGAATCTGCAGGTTCTTTCttttgtgacattgttttttctGCACCGCCAAAACCGTTAACCAACTTTGCTCTGTCTGTCATGAATCTGGCAGAAGTCGCATCTTGGTCTCTATTTTTAAAAGCTGGTAGTTGACTTGGGAAATTTGTCTGAACAGCACTCTGTTCCTTTTGTTCCCTGAATGTATTCAAATTCTCTGATGCTGGAAGATCCCTGTCATTCGAAGAGCTATGACCTATGCCAGACAAAATTCTCTGGATTCGTAAAGGCACGTCACTTTCTCTTCCCTCCCAATCTCCTGCACCAATCATTGCGTGCAAGTACCCAGGGTTTAAAGCACTGTCCATCCCTGCTGAGGTATCAACACCAAAGTTGATTCTCTGACCAGCAAGGTTCCTGGCTTCATTCTCAACCCGATTAGAAAGGGAGGTTGCTGTCGCTTTAAGCGCTTCAATGCGTAACTGTGTGGACGGTGCACTCCGTACAGCTGGTGCAGAAGGGTCCCAGGGTTGCGGCACACCTCGAAGAGTGGAGGTCTCAAACCCAAGACCCGAAAAATTcctagaaaaaaataaacacatacacTCACATTAGATTAGAATAGATAATGGGctacaaaaagaaaacagaataaaaaggtAGAAAAAAAGGTCTAAAATATTGACAGTTGTTTCCAGTAGTAACTTTTCATTATACATCCACTAAATAAAATCATGACCAGTCATGAACGCAAAACATTCATGAATAAAGCTAAGGTCAAATGGAACTTGAAATTGGGCACTAAAGCACGTAAATTTGCAATCGTGACCAGAAAGTCATGCTATATTTCTGCAGaatggaggaggtttgtggttGAAAATCCACAGTGCATTAGAATCATCCACTACTACTGACTTGGAAAattcatttccattcatttcatCACCAAGTGCACATACCTAGTAACAGATGGGGCTTGTTGATCATTCAAAGAGCGATCACTGCTGGAGGGACTTTGTGGTGCCTCCACTcttacattttctttatcagACTCCCCTGATGGCTGGTACATCGGACCCTGTAGACATTTGTCAACATTCATTAGAGGTCCTACTTCCAAAAGATCAAGAACTGTTTTACATATACGCACCAGTTGAAAAGAAGGTGCAGCTGATTGTATCTGACTAGCCTCAGAGTCCAACTGTGCCTCTTCGGACAGTAGTTTATTATAGGTCTCATGAAGGCGGTTTTGTATGGGAGCCACGGACACTTCGCTTGGAACAGGTGCTTTTGCAACTTCCCTTTGTGTTCTATACAGTTTTTGCAACCTCTGGTTCCTTTTCTCCATCTCTTCTGTCACTGCTTGTCTCTCTTCTGCTTGGCGTCGCCTTCTTTCCTCTTGCTGCTTGGCAATATACAGGCGGACAGCATCTGCATCATAGTGCCGCTTTTTGGGACCAGGGTTTGTCAGTTTAGCAGACCCTTCTGGTTCAGATGCGGAGGTGGCCTTCTGCTTGCTTTTTGTAGGACCCATCGATGCCGCAGTTGGTCCCCAGGCTGACACTGGGGCTCTTCTTCTGGACACTGaccgtcctctccttctttcATTGTTCTGCTCTGCAGCTTCACATTCTAGCTGGAGATCATTGAGTATACCTTGGATGTCGGCTGACAACAAGTTCGAATTTACACATTCTGACGGTTTATCCTGCGCTCCAGATGTTTTGACTCGGCAGCTGCTTTGACCTCGATCTGCACTTTGGGACCTTTCTCTGCTGTTATGCCTTGAATCCCGGTTAGATTTTGAGCGTGAGGCTGAACTGGAGGAGGGACGTGAAGCTGTGAATATAATCAAATGACCACAGTAAGACTTAATCGCCTGTGAATGAACAAAATTGAAGAGAGGGAAGGAGACTTGCAGCAACAACACACTCACTAGATTAAAATGAGGTCGTCTTGCAAGTACGCTGACCTGGATTTATGAGGTCCTATGCGTCTACACGCATAAATATACAAGTGGTATGGAGGACTTATGATATCACGAGTATCCAAAATATCTATCTACCTACTGGTTATAATCAAACATTGATTAAGTggcatgataaaaaaaaaactacatggTAAAAATATACAGTTAAGTAGTCTGTAATGTACTGAAAATGTatgttaatattattttattatcttcCGTTTACCAAGCAACACCTGAACTGATGAGTGTAAAACCAAGCTGACACTGCAAGTGACAGAGTACTTCAGCTAAAATCACTACAGCCAGATGGAGACGATAGACTGAACAAGGCAG
It contains:
- the cep350 gene encoding centrosome-associated protein 350 isoform X3, which codes for MSGKWSEAPCGSYAQQPSHRNTGTGATAEWKSSAPSKLTLRHIENHIVAGPGTAVVLDSVMDCSQKKYTKTTSQRDGSQFEKPEESLKPRINGQLSPKKSSSRSPLRNATQDCNVHKNSVEFQEPLASYREATPPPYTSSQLEAHHLQSVPGSSLPSSSLLSGRQLLSHVPYRNDRWDVRMDRDFDHLRSIPLASNNASYLNDQPVLDTQKSLSYSSPSPDVRFPEGKMAKNDPLTKVQFSQSLDSEDSSTCATSVQCSVHRGDSSVSSSPGSVSLRLRNLRRHQADDKLEKLKERIRRQRQHLEEAAEKDKLAGYLEKPIIAGKAGNGTDRPSTKIRKRDTAAPAPVFKGFNSTQIHIQTPDGKVLKEEDFHNFSREIYKDLSQKLTDVQKSKVQQHSKPRSDRSKERKAPSAAAKVHRAVSEQNPKSVISPASWREGQKLVKMVLGPASKVTREDGHLTNGGLNQTASRPSSSSASRSKSNRDSRHNSRERSQSADRGQSSCRVKTSGAQDKPSECVNSNLLSADIQGILNDLQLECEAAEQNNERRRGRSVSRRRAPVSAWGPTAASMGPTKSKQKATSASEPEGSAKLTNPGPKKRHYDADAVRLYIAKQQEERRRRQAEERQAVTEEMEKRNQRLQKLYRTQREVAKAPVPSEVSVAPIQNRLHETYNKLLSEEAQLDSEASQIQSAAPSFQLGPMYQPSGESDKENVRVEAPQSPSSSDRSLNDQQAPSVTRNFSGLGFETSTLRGVPQPWDPSAPAVRSAPSTQLRIEALKATATSLSNRVENEARNLAGQRINFGVDTSAGMDSALNPGYLHAMIGAGDWEGRESDVPLRIQRILSGIGHSSSNDRDLPASENLNTFREQKEQSAVQTNFPSQLPAFKNRDQDATSARFMTDRAKLVNGFGGAEKTMSQKKEPADSDMYKNHTNLPESSGSSISEGTLLSEGEGALSDRGSPAHLSNSLHGPQYGVDRGHKLDFHHLLEFQKEAAKYSGLTSSFTQQDQGKAAWEELNNGSPLSVINIFTKNFQNQAEVSERNSRSARSSHCSSPENAGIVENDFHSSATNDHSHPDSKSHSRFELQRGSSFERYSSSFNSHHSSAQSPHLSAGSDSSPVLKFSNGKLGPASDQSGGTLVGEDRSLSSSRSKVVSPESRPDSQNNSFHCSDPLPHQSLGQDNTKSSASRPLISPSGILHHDSLQRAQPASEPLRTNSWMGTNKMKTISSEDVEATATGGLQYSPAVLHQQMTAELQNLESIEECARQLEEVERLMGVSMAKQETASMAQMLLANQQRHERDIYELKIKAEREALEAQLQLEENKKRVAMAHMQLQEAVTQKETLEDLQDATTKMLNQQAEAARHNADAARHIKEMAEMARSQVSGALTGPPLAANSSIWSRHTWEENSRSPKRNDTSDSVSSTSRTRPEKPVSSSLSHPDSPPLSRSNQSSHQSPSNASADHAEPAKKEESNFWKRGNDMKKRRETGSSSIEEEIPTAANDSLCSDSIPSIVEEKGDTTSVATEYSMRFDNSMTEDELEEQSFRSLLPSEGHRRETLEKKSHLEDSEVSGPGRSAMLPSGSLLILKESTKTFFGAQDSFSQFTMDMVRQYMKDEDVRLQHQSSLLALRQKALKENIRTELAWLEHQKKKLRDKGEDDKMPPIRKKQRGLLIRLQQEQAEIRRLQEANKAARKEGQLLLKQQEEIERMRNSTSKLKERLKSAGYNAPSEPALSDTPVSEAASITTRHTDDGRSPSPALSVSGSETSSIMQKLKKMRSHMDEKFLTKREQQLMQRRHHAEELLQWKQRLDQEEAEVQRIEKEALAGWDGDGVKPGSQKLKISALSPTHLPNLEPKTDSEKEYASEADISSATPESSIHTEPPAAGRGPSAGLETEPDSPLTSIQTSCANYPQDFTSLSSTTTRQSSAARDSAKAFIFLNDDGRKTVFSQGSQIHDEIQSLVETPRLTHTEASSDQSDIETRIKVLKEELRKRKLMALQLKREQKKRQKEHLKAKEASLLKELESYDVYIEKTKAELNKRADLTVETKSLSKVPTSIAKQKNVNAPSQRYETSKVPEKIYSSIDKDLDKSTSVPEELSAEDQRTLTPTPVNSASGHKSHQSIQNQQRLDDVNIISDVRSLQDELDLDLTSTTENLNSPSSQPSSQLENKSGKLHSVKSADWAIMKAHPCSTIDKDKQSKDRFESEQIINSKSISPPAEVGLETSHDVGTCSPQSQENKVSFAHVDRYTDDFESAVDSSHHSSNVASEISEPPARIKAHAERVVVKDSRDDELEEEIAEEQSIHCVDTSEVSHDSVRLLVLDRPAEESTRSQTPSMLPSQGQRSPDKDEMPTFNIADRVLLGGVQPGTLRFKGPTSFANGYWAGVELDQSQGSNNGTYDGVVYFKCAEGHGIFAPPDKITHLPAKFESYTETTDEEDFFFDDLSKKGGNKNGMDAFSQMENNNKQEHKSDGFRDKYVTDDCVPSDQNHVSTRQHPVLRDGSGDIILELEDAPTSKETLFLDKSSDVISNHHILFKATDGVYNDQSLLDKVTDKIVKSLVADTVTELAQIKKAKEQKIAASSRASGHVVANEEESMPTVEQKDGLPFFLPGEQNELLSPELCNQPESPVLGASGQEELAKRLAELELNRELLDELGDDQDWFDEDFGLSSRREAERLKQREEKAKVGGGLGRSTPSEDGDQQAKTPPRPALPLPLPPKLPEQPAMVVPHSATEVEKMVHVAVQEIWENCGLAKQLTPTLANVPRPEPSLQYLGSEASAQDQEALCIRSYRKAVYDLSWEILREIYAEDPDEVRPLWVKPRRVKCSLFHRVKTPGDIATVQDFVTAEVLKLYGLSKEPSQKTDWQKMLKFGRKKRDRVDHILVQELHEEEFQWVNYDEDELFVKMQLADSIFDMLLKDTADVLNEISQKRTQKNS